In Janibacter cremeus, a genomic segment contains:
- the nuoK gene encoding NADH-quinone oxidoreductase subunit NuoK, producing the protein MSPLNYIYLAIILFTIGSATVLLRRNAIIVFMGVELMLNAASLVFVTFARMHGSVEGQVIAMFVMVVAAAEVVVGLAIIMAVFRARRSASVDDANLLKL; encoded by the coding sequence GTGAGCCCGCTGAACTACATCTACCTGGCGATCATCCTCTTCACGATCGGCAGTGCGACCGTCCTGCTGCGGCGCAACGCGATCATCGTCTTCATGGGTGTCGAGCTCATGCTCAACGCAGCGTCGCTCGTCTTCGTCACCTTTGCCCGCATGCACGGCTCGGTCGAGGGACAGGTCATCGCGATGTTCGTGATGGTCGTCGCCGCGGCCGAGGTCGTCGTCGGTCTGGCCATCATCATGGCCGTCTTCCGTGCCCGCCGGTCGGCTTCGGTCGACGACGCCAACCTGCTGAAGCTGTAA
- a CDS encoding NADH-quinone oxidoreductase subunit J, translated as MTGTGEAVLFWLLSAVAVPGALALLFARKAVHAAIGMVTTMIVVGAFYLLQEAPFLGIVHIFVYTGAVMMLFLFVVMLVGVDHSDSLVETLKGQRLMTVLLSLGLVVLLVGAIGRVTYTGDPNLTAVNTDPGNVEAIAYLIFGKYVWLFEVTAALLTIAALGAMTFAHRERIIAKPTQKEWMERRFREGEHLAGLPVPGVYARHNAVDTPALLPDGSISELSINRVLAAREQVTAPTRYTEIDERESLVDDESTESLGRTASKGTPEGRQQ; from the coding sequence ATGACCGGCACCGGTGAGGCCGTCCTCTTCTGGCTGCTCAGCGCCGTCGCCGTCCCGGGGGCACTCGCACTGCTCTTCGCCCGCAAGGCGGTGCACGCGGCCATCGGCATGGTGACGACCATGATCGTCGTCGGGGCGTTCTACCTCCTGCAGGAAGCGCCCTTCCTGGGCATCGTGCACATCTTCGTCTACACCGGCGCCGTGATGATGCTCTTCCTCTTCGTCGTCATGCTCGTCGGCGTCGACCACTCGGACTCGCTCGTCGAGACCCTCAAGGGCCAGCGCCTGATGACCGTGCTGCTGTCCCTCGGCCTGGTCGTCCTGCTCGTCGGGGCCATCGGTCGTGTCACCTACACCGGCGACCCGAACCTGACCGCGGTCAACACCGACCCGGGCAACGTCGAGGCCATCGCCTACCTCATCTTCGGCAAGTACGTCTGGCTCTTCGAGGTCACGGCCGCCCTGCTGACCATCGCCGCGCTCGGCGCGATGACCTTCGCGCACCGCGAGCGGATCATCGCCAAGCCCACGCAGAAGGAGTGGATGGAGAGGCGGTTCCGCGAGGGCGAGCACCTCGCCGGCCTTCCCGTCCCGGGCGTCTACGCCCGCCACAACGCGGTCGACACCCCGGCGCTGCTGCCCGACGGCAGCATCTCCGAGTTGTCGATCAACCGCGTTCTGGCCGCTCGTGAGCAGGTCACGGCGCCGACCCGTTACACCGAGATCGACGAGCGCGAGAGCCTCGTGGACGACGAGTCGACCGAGTCCCTGGGCCGTACGGCCTCCAAGGGCACGCCCGAAGGGAGGCAGCAGTGA
- the nuoI gene encoding NADH-quinone oxidoreductase subunit NuoI, with the protein MADDETKGGFFADLFAPVAGFGVTFSTMFRKVATQEYPEVKWPTQPRFHGRHQLNRHPDGLEKCIGCELCAWACPADAILVEGADNDDERGLRFSPGERYGHIYQINYLRCIFCGLCIEACPTRALTMTNEYELADNNRADLIFTKEQLLAPLQEGMISAPHPMAEGMDERDYYNGKVASATDEQREWVNRHAVDETGATTTDEHSEDVR; encoded by the coding sequence GTGGCTGATGACGAGACCAAGGGCGGGTTCTTTGCAGACCTCTTCGCCCCCGTTGCCGGATTCGGGGTGACCTTCTCCACGATGTTCCGCAAGGTCGCCACGCAGGAGTACCCCGAGGTGAAGTGGCCGACCCAGCCACGGTTCCACGGGCGTCACCAGCTCAACCGTCACCCCGACGGTCTGGAGAAGTGCATCGGCTGCGAGCTGTGCGCCTGGGCGTGCCCTGCGGACGCGATCCTGGTCGAGGGGGCGGACAACGACGACGAGCGGGGACTGCGCTTCAGCCCCGGCGAGCGGTACGGGCACATCTACCAGATCAACTACCTGCGCTGTATCTTCTGCGGCCTGTGCATCGAGGCGTGCCCGACGCGTGCGCTGACGATGACCAACGAGTACGAGCTGGCCGACAACAACCGCGCCGACCTGATCTTCACCAAGGAGCAGCTGCTCGCGCCACTGCAGGAGGGCATGATCTCCGCGCCCCACCCGATGGCCGAGGGCATGGACGAGCGTGACTACTACAACGGCAAGGTGGCCTCGGCGACCGACGAGCAGCGTGAGTGGGTCAACCGGCACGCCGTCGACGAGACCGGCGCGACCACGACGGACGAGCACTCGGAGGACGTTCGATGA
- the nuoH gene encoding NADH-quinone oxidoreductase subunit NuoH, which translates to MNSLAILATAAEQPVAADFSDTPVWLSLVKALMLFVYLLLSVLLMIWFERRMIGRMQQRPGPNRVGPFGLLQSLADGMKSMLKEDVRPKTADALIFTMAPVVFASAAFISFAIVPIGGEVAMFGHTTPLQLTDLPVAALLVLAVAGIAAYGIVLGGWSAGSTYPLLGGLRATAQIISYEIAMGLALVAVFMYAGSMSTSEIVAAQSDLWFIIPACVSFVLYVITMVGETNRLPFDLAEGEGELVGGYFTEYSGMRFAMFFLGEYVNMFTVSALATTFFLGGWQAPPGIAAIGDGMLNTGWWGVLWFTAKMWVFMWGFVWLRGTLLRTRYDQFMALGWKFLMPVAVAWVIVVAFIRGADAGFFGERTINIFGRAFPVSSLIIIVFLAALVFGVMWIWETRAEKKAAELEEASVLADEVDPFAGGHPVPPMPGQRLVETPRDGTTIDTKPARTQQTSAPLAEQEEHNRG; encoded by the coding sequence GTGAACAGCCTCGCGATCCTGGCCACTGCGGCCGAGCAGCCGGTGGCGGCCGACTTCAGCGACACCCCGGTGTGGCTCTCCCTGGTGAAGGCGCTGATGCTCTTCGTCTACCTGCTCCTCAGCGTCCTGCTGATGATCTGGTTCGAGCGACGCATGATCGGCCGGATGCAGCAGCGTCCCGGCCCCAACCGAGTGGGTCCCTTCGGCCTGCTGCAGTCCTTGGCCGACGGCATGAAGTCGATGCTCAAGGAGGACGTGCGACCCAAGACGGCCGACGCCCTGATCTTCACCATGGCGCCGGTGGTCTTCGCCTCCGCGGCCTTCATCTCCTTCGCCATCGTCCCGATCGGTGGCGAGGTGGCGATGTTCGGTCACACCACGCCGCTGCAGCTGACCGACCTCCCGGTCGCGGCGCTCCTCGTGCTCGCGGTCGCCGGCATCGCCGCCTACGGCATCGTCCTGGGTGGCTGGTCGGCCGGCTCGACCTACCCCCTGCTGGGTGGTCTGCGCGCGACTGCACAGATCATCTCCTACGAGATCGCGATGGGCCTGGCCCTCGTGGCCGTCTTCATGTACGCCGGGTCGATGTCGACGAGCGAGATCGTCGCCGCCCAGTCCGACCTGTGGTTCATCATCCCGGCCTGCGTGTCCTTCGTGCTGTACGTGATCACGATGGTCGGCGAGACCAACCGTCTGCCCTTCGACCTCGCCGAGGGCGAGGGCGAGCTCGTCGGCGGATACTTCACCGAGTACTCGGGCATGCGCTTCGCCATGTTCTTCCTCGGTGAGTACGTCAACATGTTCACCGTCTCGGCCCTGGCCACCACCTTCTTCCTCGGTGGGTGGCAGGCGCCTCCCGGCATCGCGGCGATCGGCGACGGGATGCTCAACACCGGTTGGTGGGGCGTGCTGTGGTTCACCGCGAAGATGTGGGTCTTCATGTGGGGATTCGTCTGGCTGCGCGGCACCCTGCTGCGCACCCGCTACGACCAGTTCATGGCCCTGGGCTGGAAGTTCCTCATGCCCGTCGCCGTGGCCTGGGTCATCGTCGTGGCCTTCATCCGTGGCGCCGACGCCGGCTTCTTCGGGGAGCGCACCATCAACATCTTCGGTCGGGCCTTCCCGGTCTCTTCGCTGATCATCATCGTCTTCCTTGCCGCGCTCGTCTTCGGGGTCATGTGGATCTGGGAGACCCGCGCGGAGAAGAAGGCCGCTGAGCTCGAGGAGGCCAGCGTCCTGGCCGACGAGGTCGACCCCTTCGCCGGTGGGCACCCCGTCCCGCCGATGCCGGGCCAGCGACTCGTGGAGACCCCCCGGGACGGGACCACGATCGACACCAAGCCGGCGCGCACCCAGCAGACCAGCGCACCGCTCGCCGAGCAGGAGGAGCACAACCGTGGCTGA
- a CDS encoding NADH-quinone oxidoreductase subunit G, whose amino-acid sequence MTATSDKQTPEAEPKPDLVTVTIDGVEVAVPRSTLIIRAAEQAGIEIPRFCDHPLLDPIGACRQCLVEVATPDREGNVKPMPKPQPSCTMTVSEGMQVRSQHTSPVADKGQQGIMEMLLINHPLDCPVCDKGGECPLQNQSMSNGRPTSRFDDIKRTYPKPINISSQVLLDRDRCILCTRCTRFSSQIAGDPFIEMGERGALQQVLIYQEQPFESYFSGNTVQICPVGALTGAAYRFRSRPFDLVSTPDICEHCASGCSIRTDHRRGTVLRRMAGNDPQVNEEWNCDKGRWAFTWASLGDRFEFPMVRDEGGDLQVVSWREALAAAADGLRAAEGHGVLTGGRVSIEDAHAYATLAREVLRTENIDMRARPHSAEERDILLRHVAGTTPQTGGVTYEQLEKAGSVLLVGFEPEEESPIVFLRLRKAYRNNGLKVHAVAPLATRGLDKMGGSLLPSAPGTETEVLTALAGDDAPEPLAQAHAALREESAVILVGERVASVPGALTAAVRLAETTGARLAWIPRRAGERGAIDAGCLPSGDGLDTAGILAAAAAGSIGGLVVGGVDADDIGVPGAREALERAFVVSLEVRPSNVTEHADVVLPVAPHAERAGSFMDWEGRVRPFEVSLETNAVPDHRVLHMLADEMGAFLGTRTVAEVRRAIEATAAPTASGPTTDVAARALPEPGVGEAVLATWRPLLDKGTMQDGEPFLAGTAKAPRAALSPLTAQALGVVEGDLVTVSADDVRITLPADIRAMVDHVVWLPTNSESCDVRSLAGRAGAIVSVTKGGAA is encoded by the coding sequence ATGACCGCCACGAGTGACAAGCAGACGCCCGAGGCCGAGCCCAAGCCCGACCTCGTCACCGTCACCATCGACGGGGTGGAGGTGGCCGTCCCCCGCAGCACCCTGATCATCCGTGCGGCCGAGCAGGCCGGGATCGAGATCCCGCGCTTCTGCGACCACCCGCTGCTGGACCCGATCGGTGCCTGCCGCCAGTGCCTCGTCGAGGTGGCCACCCCGGACCGTGAGGGCAACGTCAAGCCGATGCCCAAGCCCCAGCCGAGCTGCACCATGACGGTCAGCGAGGGCATGCAGGTGCGCAGCCAGCACACCTCCCCGGTCGCCGACAAGGGCCAGCAGGGGATCATGGAGATGCTCCTGATCAACCACCCGCTGGACTGCCCGGTCTGCGACAAGGGCGGGGAGTGCCCCCTGCAGAACCAGTCGATGAGCAACGGTCGGCCGACCTCGCGCTTCGACGACATCAAGCGCACCTACCCCAAGCCGATCAACATCTCCTCCCAGGTGCTGCTGGACCGCGATCGCTGCATCCTGTGCACTCGCTGCACCCGGTTCTCGTCCCAGATCGCCGGTGACCCCTTCATCGAGATGGGGGAGCGCGGTGCCCTGCAGCAGGTGCTGATCTACCAGGAGCAGCCCTTCGAGTCCTACTTCTCGGGCAACACCGTCCAGATCTGCCCGGTGGGTGCGCTCACCGGTGCGGCCTACCGCTTCCGCTCGCGTCCCTTCGATCTCGTGTCGACCCCGGACATCTGCGAGCACTGCGCCTCCGGCTGCTCCATCCGTACCGACCACCGTCGCGGCACCGTCCTGCGCCGGATGGCCGGCAACGACCCGCAGGTCAACGAGGAGTGGAACTGCGACAAGGGCCGGTGGGCCTTCACCTGGGCCTCCCTGGGTGACCGCTTCGAGTTCCCGATGGTCAGGGACGAAGGGGGCGACCTCCAGGTGGTCTCCTGGCGGGAGGCCCTCGCCGCCGCCGCGGACGGTCTGCGTGCCGCCGAGGGCCACGGTGTGCTCACTGGCGGCCGGGTCAGCATCGAGGACGCCCACGCCTATGCCACCCTCGCCCGTGAGGTCCTGCGGACCGAGAACATCGACATGCGCGCGCGGCCGCACTCGGCCGAGGAGCGCGACATCCTCCTGCGTCACGTCGCGGGCACGACCCCCCAGACGGGTGGCGTGACCTACGAGCAGCTGGAGAAGGCCGGCTCCGTCCTCCTCGTCGGCTTCGAGCCGGAGGAGGAGAGCCCCATCGTCTTCCTGCGGCTGCGCAAGGCCTACCGAAACAACGGTCTGAAGGTCCACGCGGTCGCGCCGCTGGCGACCCGCGGACTGGACAAGATGGGCGGCAGCCTCCTCCCGTCGGCTCCCGGCACGGAGACCGAGGTACTGACCGCGCTGGCCGGCGACGATGCCCCCGAGCCACTGGCGCAGGCCCACGCCGCGCTGCGCGAGGAGTCCGCTGTCATCCTCGTCGGTGAGCGCGTGGCGAGCGTGCCCGGTGCGCTGACCGCCGCCGTCCGTCTCGCCGAGACCACCGGCGCCCGGCTGGCCTGGATCCCGCGTCGCGCGGGGGAGCGCGGTGCGATCGACGCCGGCTGCCTGCCCAGCGGTGACGGCCTCGACACCGCGGGGATCCTCGCGGCTGCTGCCGCCGGATCGATCGGTGGCCTCGTCGTCGGTGGTGTCGACGCCGATGACATCGGTGTCCCCGGAGCCCGGGAGGCCCTCGAGCGTGCGTTCGTCGTCTCGCTCGAGGTGCGCCCGAGCAACGTCACCGAGCACGCCGACGTCGTCCTGCCGGTTGCCCCGCACGCGGAGCGCGCGGGCAGCTTCATGGACTGGGAGGGACGGGTGCGTCCCTTCGAGGTCTCCCTCGAGACCAATGCCGTCCCCGACCACCGCGTGCTGCACATGCTCGCCGACGAGATGGGTGCCTTCCTCGGCACCCGCACCGTGGCCGAGGTACGCCGCGCCATCGAGGCCACCGCAGCGCCGACGGCGAGCGGTCCGACGACCGACGTCGCGGCGCGCGCGCTGCCCGAGCCGGGAGTGGGCGAGGCCGTTCTGGCGACTTGGCGTCCGCTGCTGGACAAGGGGACGATGCAGGACGGCGAGCCCTTCCTTGCCGGGACCGCGAAGGCGCCGCGTGCGGCCCTCTCGCCGCTGACCGCGCAGGCCCTGGGGGTCGTCGAGGGTGACCTGGTCACGGTCTCCGCCGACGACGTGCGGATCACGCTGCCGGCCGACATCCGTGCGATGGTCGACCACGTGGTGTGGCTGCCGACGAACTCCGAGAGTTGCGACGTGCGCAGCCTGGCCGGACGAGCCGGAGCGATCGTCTCCGTGACGAAGGGTGGTGCCGCGTGA
- the nuoF gene encoding NADH-quinone oxidoreductase subunit NuoF, with the protein MSTQLTPILTKFWDHPQSWTMATYEDNGGYRALRSALEMDPVDLVQVTKDSGLRGRGGAGFPTGMKWGFLPPHDGGPRYLVVNADESEPGTCKDIPLMMAAPHFLIEGSIITSFAIGSDTAFIYVRGEVAHVYRRLLRAVEEAYAAGYLGKDILGTGYDLDIVVHAGAGAYICGEETALLDSLEGRRGQPRLKPPFPAVAGLYARPTVVNNVESIASVPLIVGKGAEWFSDMGTEKSQGFGIFSLSGHVKHPGQYEAPLGITLRELIDMAGGMRHPNHPLKFWTPGGSSTPIFTDQHLDVPLDFESVAAHGSMLGTRALQIFDDTVSVVRAVTRWNDFYMHESCGKCTPCREGTYWLAQILHRIEEGRGTSQDIDMLVDICDNILGRAFCALGDGATSPITSAVQYFREEFEAGCHTPASELFPHAASTLFANQETVQVTA; encoded by the coding sequence ATGTCGACGCAGCTGACCCCGATCCTGACCAAGTTCTGGGACCACCCGCAGTCCTGGACCATGGCCACCTACGAGGACAACGGTGGTTACCGAGCCCTGCGCTCGGCCCTGGAGATGGACCCGGTCGACCTGGTGCAGGTGACCAAGGACTCCGGCCTGCGCGGCCGCGGTGGCGCCGGGTTCCCCACGGGCATGAAGTGGGGCTTCCTGCCACCGCACGACGGTGGTCCGCGCTACCTCGTCGTCAATGCCGACGAGTCCGAGCCGGGCACGTGCAAGGACATCCCACTGATGATGGCCGCCCCGCACTTCCTCATCGAGGGCTCGATCATCACCTCCTTCGCCATCGGGTCCGACACGGCCTTCATCTACGTGCGCGGCGAGGTCGCCCACGTCTACCGCCGCCTGCTGCGCGCGGTCGAGGAGGCCTATGCGGCCGGCTACCTCGGGAAGGACATCCTCGGCACGGGCTATGACCTCGACATCGTCGTCCACGCCGGTGCCGGCGCCTACATCTGCGGTGAGGAGACCGCGCTGCTGGACTCCCTCGAGGGGCGCCGTGGCCAACCACGCCTGAAGCCCCCCTTCCCCGCGGTCGCCGGCCTGTACGCGCGTCCGACCGTGGTCAACAACGTCGAGAGCATCGCCTCCGTCCCGTTGATCGTGGGCAAGGGAGCGGAGTGGTTCTCCGACATGGGGACCGAGAAGTCCCAGGGCTTCGGGATCTTCTCCCTGTCCGGCCACGTGAAGCACCCGGGGCAGTACGAGGCTCCGCTCGGGATCACCCTGCGCGAGCTGATCGACATGGCTGGTGGCATGCGGCACCCGAACCATCCGCTGAAGTTCTGGACGCCGGGGGGCTCCTCGACGCCGATCTTCACCGACCAGCACCTGGACGTGCCGCTCGACTTCGAGTCGGTCGCCGCCCACGGGTCGATGCTCGGTACCCGCGCCCTGCAGATCTTCGACGACACCGTCTCGGTCGTGCGCGCGGTGACCCGGTGGAACGACTTCTACATGCACGAGTCCTGCGGCAAGTGCACCCCGTGCCGTGAGGGCACCTACTGGCTCGCCCAGATCCTGCACCGCATCGAGGAAGGGCGGGGCACGAGTCAGGACATCGACATGCTCGTCGACATCTGCGACAACATTCTCGGCCGCGCGTTCTGCGCGCTCGGCGACGGTGCCACCAGCCCGATCACCTCGGCCGTGCAGTACTTCCGTGAGGAGTTCGAGGCCGGCTGCCACACCCCGGCCAGCGAGCTCTTCCCGCACGCAGCCTCGACGCTCTTCGCCAACCAGGAGACTGTGCAGGTGACAGCATGA
- the nuoE gene encoding NADH-quinone oxidoreductase subunit NuoE, producing the protein MSIKFGRQTEFGHLYVSSESKEPYTAEVLEQLTADSQEIIERYPQKRSALLPMLHLVQSVDGYVTGRGIEFCAGLLDLTSAEVSGVATFYTQYKRHPSGEYNVGVCTNTLCAIMGGDQIWDTVSEHLGVGHDETTQDGSITLERLECNAACDFAPVVMTNWEFFDNQTPESTVELVDDLRAGKQVKPTRGPDRVCSFKETSRLLAGFADGRADEGIGAGPASLRGVDVAQREGWTAPGDEPRPTTTPDEAGEQVEGLAPGRHVPADEDNASDQTPPDTTGEKGE; encoded by the coding sequence ATGTCCATCAAGTTCGGCAGGCAGACCGAGTTCGGGCACCTGTACGTCTCCTCGGAGAGCAAGGAGCCCTACACCGCCGAGGTGCTCGAGCAGCTCACCGCGGACTCGCAGGAGATCATCGAGCGCTACCCGCAGAAGCGCTCGGCGCTCCTACCGATGCTGCACCTGGTCCAGAGCGTCGACGGCTACGTCACGGGGCGCGGCATCGAGTTCTGCGCGGGACTGCTCGACCTGACCTCCGCCGAGGTCTCGGGAGTGGCCACCTTCTACACGCAGTACAAGCGTCACCCCAGCGGCGAGTACAACGTCGGGGTCTGCACCAACACCCTGTGCGCGATCATGGGCGGCGACCAGATCTGGGACACCGTCAGCGAGCACCTGGGCGTCGGCCACGACGAGACGACGCAGGACGGCTCGATCACCCTCGAGCGCCTCGAGTGCAACGCCGCGTGCGACTTCGCGCCGGTCGTGATGACCAACTGGGAGTTCTTCGACAACCAGACGCCCGAGTCGACGGTCGAGCTCGTCGACGACCTGCGTGCGGGCAAGCAGGTCAAGCCCACTCGGGGCCCGGACCGCGTGTGCAGCTTCAAGGAGACCTCCCGTCTCCTGGCCGGCTTCGCCGACGGACGTGCGGACGAAGGGATCGGCGCCGGCCCCGCGTCCCTGCGCGGCGTCGACGTGGCCCAGCGCGAGGGATGGACGGCGCCCGGTGACGAGCCGAGGCCCACGACCACGCCCGACGAGGCGGGCGAGCAGGTCGAGGGCCTGGCGCCCGGTCGGCACGTCCCCGCCGACGAGGACAACGCCTCTGACCAGACTCCGCCGGACACCACTGGCGAGAAGGGGGAGTGA
- a CDS encoding NADH-quinone oxidoreductase subunit D has protein sequence MAATDTNTSGVHSTPGADDLAEGHVVNVQGGDWDQEMGELGMNPEERIILNMGPQHPSTHGVLRLILELDGETVTEARAGIGYLHTGIEKNMEFRTWTLGTTFCTRMDYLTPMFQEAAYCLGIEKILGITDDIPERASAIRVLMMELTRISSHLIGIGTGGMELGATTVMTIGFRERERVLSIIEMITGLRMNNAYIRPGGVAQDLPHGAIDKIRETIPMLRKGIAELSAILLENPLFKGRTKDVGVLSLTGCTALGITGPVLRSTGLPHDLRKLDPYCGYEKYDFEVITRTNADAYDRWAIRIDEMLESLKIIEQVTDELQRDPGETMVADKRIAWPAKLAVGGDGQGNSLDHIREIMGTSMESLIHHFKLVTEGFRVPPGQAYVAIESPKGELGCHVVSDGGTRPYRAHFRDPSFNNLQAVAAMCEGGFLADVIVAVASIDPVMGGVDR, from the coding sequence ATGGCAGCCACCGACACCAACACCTCCGGGGTGCACTCCACCCCCGGCGCCGACGACCTCGCCGAGGGCCACGTCGTCAACGTCCAGGGAGGTGACTGGGACCAGGAGATGGGCGAGCTCGGGATGAACCCCGAGGAGCGGATCATCCTCAACATGGGTCCGCAGCACCCCTCGACGCACGGCGTCCTGCGCCTGATCCTCGAGCTCGACGGCGAGACGGTCACCGAGGCCCGTGCCGGTATCGGCTACCTGCACACGGGCATCGAGAAGAACATGGAGTTTCGCACCTGGACCCTGGGGACGACCTTCTGCACCCGGATGGACTACCTGACCCCGATGTTCCAGGAGGCGGCCTACTGCCTCGGCATCGAGAAGATCCTCGGGATCACCGATGACATCCCCGAGCGGGCCAGCGCCATCCGCGTGCTGATGATGGAGCTCACCCGCATCTCCAGCCACCTCATCGGCATCGGTACCGGTGGCATGGAGCTGGGCGCGACGACGGTCATGACGATCGGCTTCCGCGAGCGCGAGCGCGTCCTGTCGATCATCGAGATGATCACCGGCCTGCGGATGAACAACGCCTACATCCGTCCCGGTGGTGTCGCCCAGGACCTGCCGCACGGCGCGATCGACAAGATCCGCGAGACGATCCCGATGCTGCGCAAGGGGATCGCCGAGCTCTCGGCGATCCTCCTGGAGAATCCGCTCTTCAAGGGCCGGACCAAGGACGTCGGCGTCCTGTCCCTCACGGGTTGCACCGCCCTGGGCATCACCGGACCGGTGCTGCGCTCGACCGGGCTGCCGCACGACCTGCGCAAGCTCGACCCGTACTGCGGCTACGAGAAGTACGACTTCGAGGTCATCACCCGGACCAACGCCGATGCCTACGACCGGTGGGCCATCCGCATCGACGAGATGCTGGAGAGCCTGAAGATCATCGAGCAGGTGACCGACGAGCTGCAGCGCGACCCCGGGGAGACGATGGTCGCCGACAAGCGCATCGCGTGGCCGGCGAAGCTGGCGGTCGGTGGCGACGGCCAGGGCAACAGCCTCGACCACATCCGCGAGATCATGGGCACCTCGATGGAGTCACTGATCCACCACTTCAAGCTCGTCACCGAGGGTTTCCGCGTCCCGCCGGGCCAGGCCTACGTGGCCATCGAGTCACCCAAGGGCGAGCTGGGCTGCCACGTCGTCTCCGACGGCGGCACCCGCCCCTACCGGGCCCACTTCCGGGACCCGAGTTTCAACAACCTGCAGGCCGTCGCGGCCATGTGCGAAGGGGGCTTCCTCGCCGACGTCATCGTCGCGGTCGCCTCGATCGATCCGGTCATGGGAGGGGTGGATCGATGA
- a CDS encoding NADH-quinone oxidoreductase subunit C has translation MTEENKPEETQGKDVAASAKDVDAPRPKGVHPQGPGLGGTAHEDYPSTEGLAGDQRPVEYTNVGGSPERGKFDPEQVPAVRGQRQGMFGVREGGSDTSGYGGLQAPIAFPGAAERPYGNWFDAAVDTLAEVTGSDLVERVVVHADELTLHVAREDIVPVMRALRDQSDLRFEMCMSVSGVHFLEDTGRELHVAYHLLSITHSGRRLRVEVTAPDADPHIPSIVEVYPAADWHERETWDMFGVIFDGHPALTRILMPDDWAGHPQRKDYPLGGIPVEYKGGTVPPPDERRAYN, from the coding sequence ATGACCGAGGAGAACAAGCCCGAGGAGACGCAGGGCAAGGACGTCGCGGCCTCGGCCAAGGACGTCGACGCCCCGCGGCCCAAGGGCGTCCACCCCCAGGGCCCGGGCCTGGGCGGGACCGCCCACGAGGACTACCCCTCGACCGAGGGCCTCGCCGGTGACCAGCGCCCGGTGGAGTACACCAACGTCGGCGGTTCGCCCGAGAGGGGCAAGTTCGACCCGGAGCAGGTGCCGGCCGTCCGCGGTCAGCGTCAGGGCATGTTCGGCGTGCGCGAGGGCGGCTCGGACACGTCCGGCTACGGTGGTCTGCAGGCCCCGATCGCCTTCCCGGGTGCCGCCGAGCGTCCCTACGGCAACTGGTTCGACGCGGCCGTCGACACTCTCGCCGAGGTGACCGGCTCCGACCTCGTCGAGCGGGTCGTCGTCCACGCCGACGAGTTGACCCTCCACGTCGCCCGTGAGGACATCGTCCCCGTGATGCGCGCGCTGCGCGATCAGAGCGACCTGCGCTTCGAGATGTGCATGTCCGTCTCCGGCGTGCACTTCCTCGAGGACACCGGCCGGGAGCTGCACGTGGCCTACCACCTGCTCTCGATCACCCACAGCGGTCGGCGGCTGCGCGTCGAGGTGACCGCCCCGGACGCGGACCCGCACATCCCGAGCATCGTCGAGGTCTACCCGGCTGCCGACTGGCACGAGCGGGAGACCTGGGACATGTTCGGCGTGATCTTCGACGGCCACCCCGCCCTGACCCGCATCCTCATGCCTGATGACTGGGCGGGCCACCCCCAGCGCAAGGACTACCCGCTGGGTGGCATCCCGGTGGAGTACAAGGGCGGCACCGTCCCGCCGCCCGACGAGCGGAGGGCGTACAACTGA
- a CDS encoding NuoB/complex I 20 kDa subunit family protein, which yields MGLEEKLPSGLALTTVEKLAGYMRKSSMWPATFGLACCAIEMMAVGTPHYDLARFGMERFAATPRQADLMIVAGRVSNKMAPVVRQVYDQMANPKWVISMGVCASSGGMFNNYAIVQGVDHIIPVDIYLPGCPPRPEMLLNSILTLHEQIQNTPLGVNREAAARAAETAALGATPTELQAPTHDHEALLGRNLLA from the coding sequence ATGGGACTTGAGGAGAAGCTGCCGTCGGGCCTCGCGCTCACGACGGTGGAGAAGCTCGCCGGCTACATGCGCAAGTCGTCGATGTGGCCCGCCACGTTCGGCCTCGCGTGCTGCGCCATCGAGATGATGGCCGTCGGCACACCGCACTACGACCTGGCGCGCTTCGGCATGGAGCGCTTCGCGGCGACCCCGCGCCAGGCGGACCTGATGATCGTCGCCGGCCGGGTGAGCAACAAGATGGCCCCGGTCGTGCGCCAGGTCTACGACCAGATGGCCAACCCCAAGTGGGTCATCTCGATGGGTGTGTGCGCCAGCTCCGGCGGCATGTTCAACAACTACGCGATCGTCCAGGGCGTCGACCACATCATCCCGGTCGACATCTACCTGCCGGGGTGCCCGCCGCGGCCGGAGATGCTCCTCAACTCGATCCTCACGCTCCACGAGCAGATCCAGAACACCCCGCTGGGCGTCAACCGTGAGGCAGCGGCCCGCGCGGCCGAGACCGCCGCTCTCGGAGCGACCCCGACCGAGCTGCAGGCCCCGACCCACGACCACGAGGCCCTCCTGGGAAGGAACCTGCTGGCATGA